A portion of the Symphalangus syndactylus isolate Jambi chromosome 13, NHGRI_mSymSyn1-v2.1_pri, whole genome shotgun sequence genome contains these proteins:
- the NDUFB7 gene encoding NADH dehydrogenase [ubiquinone] 1 beta subcomplex subunit 7 isoform X1 translates to MLTGSGKSSRTAITASSSARCAEIAPVLRTRSLGPVYAARPLKEASVKTVTASEMVATQQEMMDAQLRLQLRDYCAHYLIRLLKCKRDSFPNILACKQERHDWDYCEHRDYVMRMKEFERERRLLQRKKRREKKAAELAKGQGPGEVDPKVAL, encoded by the exons ATGTTAACTGGTTCAGGGAAATCTTCAAGGACAGCCATAACAGCAAGCAGCTCAGCTCGTTGTGCTGAAATAGCTCCTGTGCTACGAACACGTTCTCTTGGTCCTGTATATGCTGCTCGGCCATTAAAGGAAGCATCAGTGAAAACAGTGACAGCTTCAG AGATGGTGGCCACGCAGCAGGAGATGATGGACGCGCAGCTGAGGCTCCAGCTGCGGGACTACTGCGCCCACTACCTCATCCGGCTGCTCAAGTGCAAGCGCGACAGCTTCCCCAACATCCTGGCCTGCAAGCAGGAGCGGCACGACTGGGACTACTGCGAGCACCGCGA CTATGTGATGCGCATGAAGGAGTTTGAGCGGGAGCGGAGGCTGCTTCAGCGGAAGAAGCGGCGGGAGAAGAAGGCGGCAGAGTTGGCCAAAGGCCAGGGACCCGGGGAAGTGGACCCCAAGGTGGCCCTGTAG
- the NDUFB7 gene encoding NADH dehydrogenase [ubiquinone] 1 beta subcomplex subunit 7 isoform X2 gives MCMADTPSRGFLMPCALVPWGSPELGWGASSLVEPRPLPAEMVATQQEMMDAQLRLQLRDYCAHYLIRLLKCKRDSFPNILACKQERHDWDYCEHRDYVMRMKEFERERRLLQRKKRREKKAAELAKGQGPGEVDPKVAL, from the exons ATGTGTATGGCGGACACGCCGAGCCGTGGCTTCCTGATGCCGTGTGCCTTGGTCCCCTGGGGATCCCCGGAATTGGGTTGGGGGGCCTCCAGCCTGGTTGAGCCCCGCCCACTCCCTGCAGAGATGGTGGCCACGCAGCAGGAGATGATGGACGCGCAGCTGAGGCTCCAGCTGCGGGACTACTGCGCCCACTACCTCATCCGGCTGCTCAAGTGCAAGCGCGACAGCTTCCCCAACATCCTGGCCTGCAAGCAGGAGCGGCACGACTGGGACTACTGCGAGCACCGCGA CTATGTGATGCGCATGAAGGAGTTTGAGCGGGAGCGGAGGCTGCTTCAGCGGAAGAAGCGGCGGGAGAAGAAGGCGGCAGAGTTGGCCAAAGGCCAGGGACCCGGGGAAGTGGACCCCAAGGTGGCCCTGTAG
- the NDUFB7 gene encoding NADH dehydrogenase [ubiquinone] 1 beta subcomplex subunit 7 isoform X3 produces MGAHLVRRYLGDASVEPDPLQMPTFPPDYGFPERKEREMVATQQEMMDAQLRLQLRDYCAHYLIRLLKCKRDSFPNILACKQERHDWDYCEHRDYVMRMKEFERERRLLQRKKRREKKAAELAKGQGPGEVDPKVAL; encoded by the exons ATGGGGGCGCACCTGGTCCGGCGCTACCTGGGCGATGCCTCGGTGGAGCCCGACCCCCTGCAGATGCCAACCTTCCCGCCCGACTACGGCTTCCCCGAACGCAAGGAGCGAG AGATGGTGGCCACGCAGCAGGAGATGATGGACGCGCAGCTGAGGCTCCAGCTGCGGGACTACTGCGCCCACTACCTCATCCGGCTGCTCAAGTGCAAGCGCGACAGCTTCCCCAACATCCTGGCCTGCAAGCAGGAGCGGCACGACTGGGACTACTGCGAGCACCGCGA CTATGTGATGCGCATGAAGGAGTTTGAGCGGGAGCGGAGGCTGCTTCAGCGGAAGAAGCGGCGGGAGAAGAAGGCGGCAGAGTTGGCCAAAGGCCAGGGACCCGGGGAAGTGGACCCCAAGGTGGCCCTGTAG